A window of Ictidomys tridecemlineatus isolate mIctTri1 chromosome 1, mIctTri1.hap1, whole genome shotgun sequence contains these coding sequences:
- the Atpsckmt gene encoding ATP synthase subunit C lysine N-methyltransferase isoform X2: MEGGGTLPEALKEERQLGHILPTSSEASSVKRSPWGFLLTGIVGGALVAVYAVATPFITPALRKICLPFVPATSKQIENVVKMLRCRRGPLVDIGSGDGRIVIAAAKEGFSAVGYELNPWLVWYSRYRAWQEGHLFTVLKRCYFRCASDDAAVGEET; this comes from the exons GTACACTTCCAGAAGCACTGAAAGAAGAAAGGCAGTTGGGACACATTCTGCCCACAAGTTCAGAAGCCAGCAGTGTGAAGAGAAGCCCGTGGGGGTTCCTCCTTACTGGGATTGTAGGTGGAGCACTGGTGGCTGTGTATGCTGTGGCTACACCGTTTATCACACCAGCCCTGCGGAAAATTTGTTTACCTTTTGTGCCTGCAACTTCAAAGCAGATTGAAAATGTTGTGAAGATGTTGAGATGCAGAAGAGGACCCCTGGTAGACATTGGTAGTGGTGATGGACGCATT GTGATAGCAGCTGCGAAGGAAGGATTTTCAGCTGTTGGTTATGAACTGAATCCATGGCTGGTTTGGTACTCCAGATACCGTGCTTGGCAAGAAG GTCACCTTTTCACAGTACTCAAACGTTGTTATTTTCGGTGTGCCTCAGATG ATGCCGCAGTTGGAGAAgaaacttga
- the Atpsckmt gene encoding ATP synthase subunit C lysine N-methyltransferase isoform X1, producing the protein MEGGGTLPEALKEERQLGHILPTSSEASSVKRSPWGFLLTGIVGGALVAVYAVATPFITPALRKICLPFVPATSKQIENVVKMLRCRRGPLVDIGSGDGRIVIAAAKEGFSAVGYELNPWLVWYSRYRAWQEGVHGSARFYISDLWKVTFSQYSNVVIFGVPQMMPQLEKKLELELEDDARVIACRFPFPHWIPDHVTGEGIDTVWVYDVSTFRGREKRP; encoded by the exons GTACACTTCCAGAAGCACTGAAAGAAGAAAGGCAGTTGGGACACATTCTGCCCACAAGTTCAGAAGCCAGCAGTGTGAAGAGAAGCCCGTGGGGGTTCCTCCTTACTGGGATTGTAGGTGGAGCACTGGTGGCTGTGTATGCTGTGGCTACACCGTTTATCACACCAGCCCTGCGGAAAATTTGTTTACCTTTTGTGCCTGCAACTTCAAAGCAGATTGAAAATGTTGTGAAGATGTTGAGATGCAGAAGAGGACCCCTGGTAGACATTGGTAGTGGTGATGGACGCATT GTGATAGCAGCTGCGAAGGAAGGATTTTCAGCTGTTGGTTATGAACTGAATCCATGGCTGGTTTGGTACTCCAGATACCGTGCTTGGCAAGAAGGTGTGCACGGCTCTGCCagattttatatttcagatttATGGAAG GTCACCTTTTCACAGTACTCAAACGTTGTTATTTTCGGTGTGCCTCAGATG ATGCCGCAGTTGGAGAAgaaacttgaacttgaacttgaggaTGACGCAAGAGTCATTGCTTGCCGATTCCCTTTCCCACACTGGATCCCAGACCATGTTACCGGAGAGGGGATAGACACTGTGTGGGTTTATGATGTGAGCACTtttagaggaagagaaaagaggcCCTGA